GACCGCGAATTAATGGTTCTTTTCGTGGAACGACTGGGACCGTTCATGAACCGGGGGGAGAAGCTCATCCTGGAGTTGCTGGATGAGGAGGAGAACGAGAAGACGCACTAACCCCCGGCCGCCGGGCTTTGACGGTGTCACGACACGCGGGCATACGCCTCTTCCTGCCTTGCCTGGCGCAGGGCACTCGCCCACCACCACAACTGTGCCAGCAGTTTACTGAGATTGCGTGATGCCCGCTCCGGGTCTCGCGGATGTCCCTGTTTATCGAATTGCTCCGGCGCATTGGGGAAGCTCACCACCTGACGAATGGTGGTGGCGTGCAGTTCGGCGAACACCAATCGCAATTGCTCCACGGCCCGCAAGCCGCCGGATACGCCGCCATAGCTGATGAACGCTACCGGTTTGGCCTGCCAGACGCCATAAATACTGTCCAGCAAGTGCTTCAGAGGCGCGCTGAAGCTGTGATTGTACTCCGGGGTGGCTACCACAAAGGCGTCGGCACGATGCAGGCGCTGCTGCAGATCATTGGCGGCGGAGTCGTTTGGAGGCGCGTTGGTCGGGGCCGGAAACAAAGGCGAGGGGTCGATGACGT
This sequence is a window from Alloalcanivorax dieselolei B5. Protein-coding genes within it:
- a CDS encoding NADPH-dependent FMN reductase — translated: MAKPIRIALIYGSIREGRFCDTIVRWAAREIDGHEAFELDVIDPSPLFPAPTNAPPNDSAANDLQQRLHRADAFVVATPEYNHSFSAPLKHLLDSIYGVWQAKPVAFISYGGVSGGLRAVEQLRLVFAELHATTIRQVVSFPNAPEQFDKQGHPRDPERASRNLSKLLAQLWWWASALRQARQEEAYARVS